The Triticum aestivum cultivar Chinese Spring chromosome 7B, IWGSC CS RefSeq v2.1, whole genome shotgun sequence genome window below encodes:
- the LOC123156972 gene encoding probable sugar phosphate/phosphate translocator At1g06470, with amino-acid sequence MPEADVLAAVTAAEVVSPRSGYFRQRSINTPDPDRKAFDVENPPGASVGATGVGAGGLGLRPSESVAKLESLERAERAALAPAVVLKTGFYILVWYTFSTCLTLYNKTLLGDKLGKFPAPLLMNTVHFALQAALSKIILLFQAKGIDTAVEMSWKDYFMRVVPTALGTALDINLSNASLVFITVTFATMCKSASPIFLLLFAFAFRLESPSIKLLGIIVVISIGVLLTVARETAFDFWGFIFVTLAAVMSGFRWSMTQILLQKDSYGLKDPITLMSHVTPVMAIATMVLSLLLDPWSDFRKNTYFDNPWHVMRSFLLMLIGGSLAFFMVLTEYILVSATSAITVTIAGVVKEAVTILVAVFYFHDEFTWLKGVGLTTTMVGVSLFNWYKYEKFKKGQINEDGVDSPSFSGDAKYIILDDLEDEDGFLDEDT; translated from the exons atgcCGGAGGCGGACGTGCTGGCCGCGGTGACCGCGGCGGAGGTGGTGTCCCCGCGATCCGGCTACTTCCGGCAGCGGAGCATAAACACCCCGGATCCGGACCGCAAGGCGTTCGACGTCGAGAACCCGCCGGGGGCCTCCGTGGGCGCCACCGGAGTCGGAGCAGGAGGGCTGGGGCTCCGGCCCAGCGAGTCCGTCGCCAAGCTGGAGTCGCTGGAGCGGGCGGAGCGCGCCGCCCTGGCGCCCGCGGTCGTGCTCAAGACGGGGTTCTACATCCTCGTCTGGTACACCTTCAGCACCTGCCTCACCCT ATACAATAAGACGCTGCTGGGGGACAAGCTGGGCAAGTTCCCGGCGCCGCTGCTGATGAACACTGTGCACTTCGCGCTGCAGGCCGCGCTCTCCAAGATCATCCTGCTCTTCCAGGCCAAGGGGATCGACACCGCCGTCGAGATGAGCTGGAAGGATTACTTCATGAGAG TCGTCCCAACCGCTCTGGGAACCGCGCTCGACATAAACCTGAGCAACGCGTCTCTGGTGTTCATCACGGTCACGTTCGCCACTATG TGTAAATCGGCGTCGCCAATATTCCTTTTGCTATTCGCTTTTGCATTCCG GTTGGAGAGCCCCAGCATCAAGCTTCTAGGAATCATAGTTGTCATTTCCATTGGGGTTCTGTTGACAG TTGCCAGGGAAACTGCGTTTGACTTCTGGGGCTTCATTTTTGTGACGCTTGCTGCTGTTATGTCAGGATTCCGCTGGTCCATGACACAGATTCTATTGCAA AAAGATAGTTACG GCCTGAAAGATCCAATCACCCTGATGAGTCATGTTACTCCAGTGATGGCCATAGCCACCATGGTACTATCTCTCCTGTTGGATCCTTGGAGTGATTTTCGAAAGAACACGTATTTCGATAACCCATGGCACGTCATGCGCAGTTTCTTACTTATGCTAATCGGAGGGAGCTTGGCTTTTTTCATG GTGTTAACGGAGTATATACTTGTTTCAGCAACAAGTGCTATAACTGTGACGATAGCTGGGGTAGTAAAGGAAGCTGTAACCATCTTG GTTGCAGTATTTTATTTCCATGATGAATTTACTTGGTTGAAAGGGGTTGGTCTTACCACTACTATGGTTGGTGTTAGCTTATTCAACTGGTACAA GTATGAGAAATTCAAGAAGGGTCAGATAAATGAGGATGGAGTTGATTCACCTTCATTTAGTGGGGATGCCAAATACATTATTCTAGATGACCTGGAAGATGAGGATGGGTTTCTGGATGAAGATACATAA